One segment of Panicum virgatum strain AP13 chromosome 3K, P.virgatum_v5, whole genome shotgun sequence DNA contains the following:
- the LOC120698105 gene encoding alpha,alpha-trehalose-phosphate synthase [UDP-forming] 1-like, producing the protein MSSDAAGGQRSSNRARGDAALMPTSSPFIGDGGGAGSPTCVERMLREREHSRRHLFASPDAMDTDGAEPASASAAAFLADGVQSPGRASPANMEDACGAAPGHAARPPLAGSRSGFRRLGLRGMKQRLLVVANRLPVSANRRGEDQWSLEISAGGLVSALLGVKDVDAKWIGWAGVNVPDEVGQRALTKALAEKRCIPVFLDEEIVHQYYNGYCNNILWPLFHYLGLPQEDRLATTRNFESQFDAYKRANQMFADVVYQHYQEGDVIWCHDYHLMFLPKCLKDHDINMKVGWFLHTPFPSSEIYRTLPSRLELLRSVLCADLVGFHTYDYARHFVSACTRILGLEGTPEGVEDQGRLTRVAAFPIGIDSDRFKRALELPAVKRHINELTHRFAGRKVMLGVDRLDMIKGIPQKILAFEKFLEENPDWNDKVVLLQIAVPTRTDVPEYQKLTSQVHEIVGRINGRFGTLTAVPIHHLDRSLDFHALCALYAVTDVALVTSLRDGMNLVSYEYVACQGSKKGVLILSEFAGAAQSLGAGAILVNPWNITEVADSIRHALTMSSDEREKRHRHNYAHVTTHTAQDWAETFVCELNDTVAEAQLRTRQVPPSLPSQTAIQQYLRSKNRLLILGFNSTLTEPVESSGRRGGDQIKEMELKLHPDLKGPLKALCEDEHTTVIVLSGSDRSVLDENFGEFKMWLAAEHGMFLRPTYGEWMTTMPEHLNMDWVDSVKHVFEYFTERTPRSHFEHRETSFVWNYKYADVEFGRLQARDMLQHLWTGPISNAAVDVVQGSRSVEVRSVGVTKGAAIDRILGEIVHSENMVTPIDYVLCVGHFLGKDEDIYVFFDPEYPSESKVKPEGGSASLERRPNGRPPNGRSNSRNSQSRTQKTQQVASEKSSSSSSHSSTSSDHNWREGSSVLDLKGENYFSCAVGRKRSNARYLLNSSEEVVSFLKELATATAGFQAGHADYMFLDKQ; encoded by the exons atgagCTCTGACGCCGCGGGCGGCCAGCGCAGCAGCAACCGTGCAAGGGGCGACGCGGCGCTGATGCCGACCTCCTCGCCCTtcatcggcgacggcggcggcgcgggctcccCGACCTGCGTCGAGCGCATGCTCCGGGAACGGGAGCACAGCCGCCGCCACTTGTTCGCGTCGCCGGACGCGATGGACACCGACGGTGCCGAGCCCGCCTCCGCTTCCGCGGCGGCCTTCCTGGCGGATGGCGTTCAGTCGCCTGGGCGTGCGTCGCCCGCCAACATGGAGGATGCCTGTGGCGCGGCCCCTGGGCACGCCGCGCGACCGCCGCTCGCGGGCTCCCGCAGCGGATtccgccgcctcggcctccgcgGCATGAAGCAGCGCCTCCTAGTCGTCGCGAACCGTCTGCCCGTATCCGCCAACCGCCGCGGCGAGGACCAGTGGTCGCTGGAGAtcagcgccggcggcctcgtCAGCGCCCTCCTCG GCGTGAAGGACGTCGACGCGAAATGGATCGGATGGGCGGGCGTAAACGTTCCCGACGAGGTTGGCCAGCGAGCCCTCACCAAAGCACTTGCTGAGAAG AGATGCATACCCGTGTTCCTGGATGAGGAGATTGTGCACCAGTACTACAATGGGTACTGCAACAACATCTTGTGGCCACTGTTCCACTACCTAGGACTACCACAAGAGGACAGGCTGGCAACAACGAGGAACTTTGAGTCACAGTTCGACGCGTACAAGCGTGCTAACCAGATGTTCGCGGATGTTGTGTACCAGCACTACCAGGAGGGGGATGTAATCTGGTGCCATGACTACCACCTCATGTTCCTCCCCAAGTGCCTCAAGGACCATGATATCAATATGAAGGTCGGGTGGTTCCTGCACACACCATTCCCGTCATCAGAGATTTACCGGACACTGCCATCCCGCTTAGAGTTGCTTCGCTCTGTGCTATGTGCTGATTTAGTCGG ATTTCATACTTACGATTATGCGAGGCATTTTGTGAGTGCTTGCACTAGAATACTTGGACTTGAGGGTACCCCTGAGGGTGTGGAAGATCAAGGAAGACTAACCAGGGTTGCAGCG TTTCCTATTGGGATAGACTCTGATCGTTTCAAGCGAGCATTGGAGCTTCCAGCAGTTAAAAGGCACATCAATGAATTAACACATCGTTTTGCCGGCCGAAAG GTAATGCTTGGTGTTGATCGACTTGACATGATCAAGGGAATTCCACAAAAGATTTTGGCCTTTGAAAAGTTTCTTGAGGAAAACCCAGACTGGAATGACAAAGTAGTTCTACTGCAGATTGCTGTGCCAACAAGAACTGACGTCCCCGAGT ATCAAAAGCTTACGAGCCAAGTGCATGAAATTGTTGGGCGCATAAACGGTCGATTTGGAACCTTAACTGCTGTCCCTATTCATCATCTG GACCGATCTCTTGATTTCCATGCCTTGTGCGCTCTTTATGCCGTCACAG ATGTGGCTCTTGTAACATCACTGAGAGATGGGATGAACCTTGTGAGCTATGAGTATGTTGCATGCCAAGGATCTAAGAAAGGAGTTCTGATACTTAGTGAG TTTGCTGGTGCTGCCCAATCACTTGGAGCTGGTGCTATTCTAGTAAACCCTTGGAATATTACAGAAGTTGCAGATTCAATACGTCATGCTTTAACGATGTCATCTGATGAGAGGGAGAAAAGACACAGGCATAACTATGCTCATGTGACAACTCACACAGCTCAAGATTGGGCTGAAACTTTTGTATG TGAACTAAATGACACGGTTGCTGAAGCACAACTGAGAACAAGACAAGTTCCTCCCAGTCTCCCGAGTCAAACAGCAATCCAGCAATATCTGCGATCTAAAAACCGTCTGCTCATATTG ggtttcaattcaacatTGACTGAGCCAGTCGAATCCTCTGGGAGAAGGGGTGGTGACCAAATCAAGGAAATGGAACTCAAGTTGCATCCTGACTTAAAGGGTCCTCTGAAAGCCCTCTGTGAGGATGAGCATACTACAGTAATTGTTCTCAGTGGCAGTGACAGGAGTGTTCTCGATGAA AATTTTGGAGAATTTAAAATGTGGTTGGCAGCAGAGCATGGGATGTTTCTACGCCCGACTTATGGAGAATGGATGACAACAATGCCTGAGCATCTGAACATGGACTGGGTTGACAGTGTAAAG CATGTTTTCGAATACTTTACAGAAAGAACCCCAAGGTCCCACTTCGAGCACCGTGAAACATCATTTGTGTGGAATTACAAGTATGCTG ATGTTGAATTTGGAAGGCTTCAAGCAAGAGATATGTTGCAGCACTTGTGGACAGGTCCGATCTCGAATGCAGCTGTTGATGTTGTTCAGGGGAGTCGATCAGTTGAAGTTCGGTCTGTTGGCGTTACAAAG GGTGCTGCAATTGATCGTATTTTAGGGGAGATAGTTCACAGTGAAAACATGGTTACTCCAATTGACTATGTCCTATGTGTAGGACACTTCCTTGGAAAG GACGAGGACATCTATGTCTTTTTCGATCCCGAGTACCCTTCTGAATCCAAAGTAAAACCAGAGGGTGGCTCAGCATCGCTTGAACGGAGGCCAAACGGAAGGCCACCAAACGGCAGGAGCAACTCCAGGAACTCACAGTCCAGGACACAGAAGACGCAGCAGGTTGCATCTGAGAAGTCGTCATCCTCGTCAAGTCACAGCAGCACGAGCAGCGACCACAACTGGCGCGAAGGGTCCTCGGTCCTCGATCTGAAGGGCGAGAACTACTTCTCCTGCGCCGTCGGAAGGAAGCGCTCCAACGCCCGTTACCTGCTCAACTCATCGGAGGAGGTTGTCTCCTTCCTCAAGGAATTGGCAACGGCAACGGCTGGCTTCCAGGCCGGCCATGCTGATTACATGTTCTTGGATAAGCAGTAG